From one Papio anubis isolate 15944 chromosome 12, Panubis1.0, whole genome shotgun sequence genomic stretch:
- the PHLDB1 gene encoding pleckstrin homology-like domain family B member 1 isoform X10 yields MCAWRAKAAAERTPARPGRSLATAMHRSGRGRGRGRPPGTQELWSLRTMDTLNRNQIGPGCKTQTMVQKGPLDLIETGKGLKVQTDKPHLVSLGSGRLSTAITLLPLEEGRTVIGSAARDISLQGPGLAPEHCYIENLRGTLTLYPCGNACTIDGLPVRQPTRLTQGCMLCLGQSTFLRFNHPAEAKWMKSMIPAGGRAPGPPYSPVPAESESLVNGNHTPQPATRGPSACASHSSLVSSIEKDLQEIMDSLVLEEPGAAGKKPATTSPLSPMANGGRYLLSPPTSPGAMSVGSSYENTSPAFSPLSSPASSGSCASHSPSGQEPGPSVPPLVPARSSSYHLALQPPQSRPSGARSESPRLSRKGGHERPPSPGLRGLLTDSPAATVLAEARRATESPRLGGQLPVVAISLSEYPASGALSQPTSIPGSPKFQPPVPAPRNKIGTLQDRPPSPFREPPGSERVLTTSPSRQLVGRTFSDGLATRTLQPPESPRLGRRGLDSMRELPPLSPSLSRRALSPLPTRTTPDPKLSREVAESPRPRRWAAHGASPEDFSLTLGARGRRTRSPSPTLGESLAPRKGSFSGRLSPAYSLGSLTGASPCQSPCVQRKLSSGDLRVPVTRERKNSITEISDNEDDLLEYHRRQRQERLREQEMERLERQRLETILNLCAEYSRADGGSEAGELPSIGEATVALALAGRRPSRGLAGASGRSSEEPGIATQRLWESMERSDEENLKEECSSTESTQQEHEDTPSTKLQGEVLALEEERAQVLGRVEQLKVRVKELEQQLQESAREAEMERALLQGEREAERALLQKEQKAVDQLQEKLVALETGIQKERDKERAELAAGRRHLEARQALYAELQTQLDNCPESVREQLQEQLRREAEALETETKLFEDLEFQQLERESRVEEERELAGQGLLRSKAELLRSITKRKERLAVLDSQAGQIRAQAVQESERLARDKNASLQLLQKEKEKLTVLERRYHSLTGGRPFPKTTSTLKEAELLISESSEMGLGTKALGLFPGSSQAGASSVSLTPPASTLLCPKAQEMEKLLLPAVDLEQWYQELMAGLGTGPTAASPHSSPPPLPAKASRQLQVYRSKMDGEATSPLPRTRSGPLPSSSGSSSSSSQLSVATLGRSPSPKSALLTQNGTGSLPRNLAATLQDIETKRQLALQQKVESLPAEPLPTDDPAGQQVIEEQRRRLAELKQKAAAEAQCQWDALHGAAPFPAGPSGFPTLMHHSILHHLPAGRERGEEGEHAYDTLSLESSDSMETSISTGGNSACSPDNMSSASGLDMGKIEEMEKMLKEAHAEKNRLMESREREMELRRQALEEERRRREQVERRLQSESARRQQLVEKEVKMREKQFSQARPLTRYLPIRKEDFDLKTHIESSGHGVDTCLHVVLSSKVCRGYLVKMGGKIKSWKKRWFVFDRLKRTLSYYVDKHETKLKGVIYFQAIEEVYYDHLRSAAKKRFFRFTMVTESPNPALTFCVKTHDRLYYMVAPSAEAMRIWMDVIVTGAEGYTQFMN; encoded by the exons ATGTGCGCCTGGAGGGCAAAGGCGGCGGCCGAGAGGACCCCAGCTCGGCCTGGCAGGTCTCTGGCCACAGCCATGCACCGCTCGGGCCGAGGCCGAGGCCGAGGCCGACCCCCAGGGACACAG GAGCTCTGGAGCCTTAGGACCATGGACACTCTCAACAGGAACCAAATAGGCCCTGGATGCAAGACCCAGACCATGGTGCAG AAAGGACCCTTGGACCTGATCGAGACAGGCAAAGGGCTGAAAGTGCAAACGGACAAACCCCACCTGGTGAGCCTGGGCAGTGGGCGACTCAGCACAGCCATCACCCTCCTGCCGCTGGAGGAAG GGAGGACGGTGATTGGCTCTGCAGCCAGAGACATCTCACTACAGGGCCCAGGCCTGGCTCCAGAGCACTGCTACATCGAGAACCTGCGGGGCACCCTCACCCTCTACCCCTGTGGCAATGCCTGCACTATTGATGGTCTCCCTGTCCGGCAGCCTACCCGGCTCACTCAGG GCTGCATGTTGTGCCTGGGTCAGTCCACCTTCCTTCGCTTTAACCACCCGGCTGAAGCCAAGTGGATGAAAAGCATGATTCCAGCAGGGGGCCGAGCTCCTGGGCCCCCCTACAGCCCTGTTCCTG CAGAATCAGAAAGTCTGGTAAATGGGAACCACACCCCACAGCCTGCAACACGGGGACCCTCGGCCTGTGCCAGCCACAGTTCCCTGGTGAGCTCTATTGAGAAGGACCTGCAAGAGATCATGGACTCACTGGTGCTAGAGGAGCCTGGAGCTGCTGGCAAGAAGCCTGCCACAACCTCTCCACTGTCGCCGATGGCTAATGGTGGGCGCTACCTGCTGTCTCCCCCAACCAGCCCTGGTGCCATGTCTGTGGGCTCCAGCTATGAGAACACCTCTCCAGCCTTCTCTCCACTCTCTTCACCAGCCAGCAGTGGAAGCTGTGCCAGTCACTCACCCAGTGGGCAAGAGCCAGGACCTTCTGTGCCCCCACTGGTACCTGCCCGTTCCTCCAGCTACCATCTGGCCCTGCAGCCCCCACAGTCCCGCCCAAGTGGTGCTCGCTCTGAGAGTCCTCGGCTGAGCAGGAAAGGGGGCCATGAGAGgcctcccagccctggcctccgGGGTCTGCTAACAGACAGCCCTGCAGCTACTGTGTTGGCGGAGGCCCGGAGAGCCACTGAGAGCCCCCGGCTGGGTGGGCAGCTGCCTGTGGTGGCCATCAGCCTGAGTGAATACCCAGCTTCTGGTGCTCTCAGTCAACCCACCAGCATTCCTGGCAGCCCTAAGTTCCAGCCTCCAGTCCCTGCTCCCCGAAACAAGATTGGCACACTCCAGGACCGCCCTCCCAGCCCTTTCCGTGAGCCTCCAGGCAGTGAGCGGGTGCTAACAACTAGCCCCTCACGCCAACTGGTGGGCCGAACATTTTCAGATGGGTTAGCCACCCGTACCCTGCAGCCTCCTGAGAGTCCCCGCCTGGGCCGGCGGGGCCTGGACAGTATGCGAGAACTACCCCCCTTAAGTCCATCTCTGTCCCGGCGAGCCCTCTCCCCACTGCCCACCCGGACCACCCCAGATCCCAAGCTAAGCAGGGAAGTGGCAGAGAGTCCTCGGCCCCGGCGCTGGGCAGCCCATGGGGCTTCACCAGAGGACTTCTCCCTGACGCTGGGGGCACGGGGCCGTAGGACACGGAGCCCCTCACCCACACTGGGTGAGTCTCTGGCACCCCGCAAGGGCAGCTTCAGTGGCAGGCTGAGCCCAGCCTACAGTCTGGGCTCTCTTACTGGGGCTTCACCCTGCCAAAGTCCCTGTGTCCAGAGGAAGCTCTCCAGCGGGGACTTGCGGGTGCCTGTCACAAGGGAGCGGAAAAATAGCATCACAGAGATCAGTGACAATGAGGACGACCTCCTGGAGTACCACCGGCGACAGCGCCAAGAGCGGCTCCGGGAGCAGGAGATGGAGAGGCTG GAACGCCAGCGCCTGGAGACCATCCTGAACCTGTGTGCCGAATACAGCCGGGCTGATGGGGGATCTGAGGCCGGGGAGCTCCCCAGCATTGGGGAGGCCACCGTAGCATTGGCACTGGCAGGCCGGAGGCCCTCACGAGGCCTTGCAGGGGCCTCTGGGCGGAGCAGCGAGGAGCCTGGAATTGCCACCCAACGCCTGTGGGAGAGTATGGAGCGCTCAGATGAGGAAAATCTCAAGGAGGAGTGCAGCAGCACTGAGAGCACCCAGCAGGAG CATGAAGACACACCTAGCACCAAGCTCCAGGGAGAGGTGCTAGCCCTGGAAGAGGAGCGGGCTCAGGTGCTGGGGCGCGTGGAGCAGCTCAAGGTCCGTGTGAAGGAGCTAGAGCAGCAGCTGCAGGAGTCAGCCCGAGAG GCCGAAATGGAGCGAGCACTgctgcagggagagagggaggcagagcgGGCACTGCTGCAGAAGGAGCAGAAGGCAGTGGATCAACTGCAGGAGAAGCTGGTGGCCTTGGAGACAGGCATCCAGAAGGAGAGGGACAAG GAGAGGGCGGAGCTGGCCGCGGGACGGAGGCACCTGGAGGCCCGCCAGGCGCTCTACGCCGAGCTCCAGACGCAGCTCGATAACTGCCCCGAGTCAGTGCGGGAACAGTTACAGGAGCAGCTGAGAAGG GAGGCAGAGGCCCTGGAGACTGAGACAAAGCTCTTTGAGGACTTGGAGTTCCAGCAGTTGGAGCGGGAGAGCCGCGTGGAGGAGGAGCGTGAGCTGGCCGGTCAGGGGCTGCTCCGGAGCAAGGCTGAGCTGCTCCGCAGCATCACCAAGAGGAAG GAGCGCCTGGCCGTCCTGGACAGTCAGGCTGGGCAGATCCGGGCTCAGGCCGTGCAAGAGTCAGAACGCCTGGCCCGGGACAAGAATGCCTCCTTACAGCTGCTGCAAAAG GAGAAGGAGAAACTGACTGTGCTGGAAAGGAGATACCACTCACTCACGGGGGGCAGGCCTTTCCCGAAGACTACATCGACCCTCAAAGAG GCCGAGCTGCTCATCTCCGAGTCCTCAGAGATGGGGCTGGGGACTAAGGCTCTGGGCCTTTTCCCAGGGTCTTCTCAGGCTGGGGCCTCCTCTGTCTCTTTAACCCCACCTGCTTCCACTCTTCTctgccccaaagcacaagag ATGGAGAAGCTGCTGCTCCCTGCTGTAGACTTAGAGCAGTGGTACCAGGAGCTGATGGCCGGGCTGGGGACTggccccactgcagcctcccctcaCTCTTCTCCCCCGCCTCTGCCCGCCAAAGCTTCCCGTCAGCTGCAG GTTTACCGCTCCAAGATGGATGGCGAGGCCACTAGCCCCCTTCCCCGGACCCGCAGcggccccctcccctcctcctctggctcttcctcctcctcctcccagctcaGCGTGGCTACCCTGGGGCGTAGCCCCTCCCCAAAG AGCGCTCTACTCACCCAGAATGGCACGGGCAGCCTTCCTCGCAACCTGGCAGCCACGCTGCAGGACATCGAGACCAAGCGCCAACTAGCTCTGCAACAGAAGG TCGAGTCGCTTCCCGCCGAGCCCCTCCCAACCGACGACCCAGCAG GACAACAGGTGATTGAAGAGCAACGGCGGCGACTGGCTGAGCTGAAGCAGAAAGCGGCAGCTGAGGCACAGTGCCAGTGGGATGCCCTGCACGGGGCAGCCCCCTTCCCAGCGGGCCCCTCGGGCTTCCCCACTCTCATGCACCACTCTATCCTACACCACCTGCCTGCGGGGCGGGAGCGTGGGGAGGAGGGTGAGCACGCCTACGATACACTGAGTCTGGAGAGCTCTGACAGCATGGAGACCAGCATCTCCACTGGGGGCAACTCGGCCTGCTCCCCTGACAACATGTCCAG tGCGAGTGGTCTGGACATGGGGAAGATCGAGGAGATGGAGAAGATGCTGAAAGAGGCTCACGCAGAGAAGAACCGGCTCATGGAGTCGAGG GAGCGGGAGATGGAGCTGCGGcggcaggccctggaggaggagcGGCGGAGGCGTGAGCAGGTAGAACGGAGGCTACAGAGTGAGAGTGCCCGGAGGCAGCAGCTGGTGGAGAAGGAGGTCAAGATGCGGGAGAAACAATTTTCCCAG GCACGACCCCTGACCCGCTACCTGCCAATCCGGAAGGAGGACTTTGACTTGAAGACACATATTGAGTCATCAGGCCATGGTGTTGATACCTGCCTGCACGTGGTGCTCAGCAGCAAG GTCTGCCGTGGCTACTTAGTCAAGATGGGCGGCAAGATTAAATCATGGAAGAAGCGCTGGTTTGTCTTCGACCGGCTCAAGCGCACCCTTTCCTATTATGTGG
- the PHLDB1 gene encoding pleckstrin homology-like domain family B member 1 isoform X24, with amino-acid sequence MCAWRAKAAAERTPARPGRSLATAMHRSGRGRGRGRPPGTQELWSLRTMDTLNRNQIGPGCKTQTMVQKGPLDLIETGKGLKVQTDKPHLVSLGSGRLSTAITLLPLEEGRTVIGSAARDISLQGPGLAPEHCYIENLRGTLTLYPCGNACTIDGLPVRQPTRLTQGCMLCLGQSTFLRFNHPAEAKWMKSMIPAGGRAPGPPYSPVPAESESLVNGNHTPQPATRGPSACASHSSLVSSIEKDLQEIMDSLVLEEPGAAGKKPATTSPLSPMANGGRYLLSPPTSPGAMSVGSSYENTSPAFSPLSSPASSGSCASHSPSGQEPGPSVPPLVPARSSSYHLALQPPQSRPSGARSESPRLSRKGGHERPPSPGLRGLLTDSPAATVLAEARRATESPRLGGQLPVVAISLSEYPASGALSQPTSIPGSPKFQPPVPAPRNKIGTLQDRPPSPFREPPGSERVLTTSPSRQLVGRTFSDGLATRTLQPPESPRLGRRGLDSMRELPPLSPSLSRRALSPLPTRTTPDPKLSREVAESPRPRRWAAHGASPEDFSLTLGARGRRTRSPSPTLGESLAPRKGSFSGRLSPAYSLGSLTGASPCQSPCVQRKLSSGDLRVPVTRERKNSITEISDNEDDLLEYHRRQRQERLREQEMERLERQRLETILNLCAEYSRADGGSEAGELPSIGEATVALALAGRRPSRGLAGASGRSSEEPGIATQRLWESMERSDEENLKEECSSTESTQQEHEDTPSTKLQGEVLALEEERAQVLGRVEQLKVRVKELEQQLQESAREAEMERALLQGEREAERALLQKEQKAVDQLQEKLVALETGIQKERDKEAEALETETKLFEDLEFQQLERESRVEEERELAGQGLLRSKAELLRSITKRKERLAVLDSQAGQIRAQAVQESERLARDKNASLQLLQKEKEKLTVLERRYHSLTGGRPFPKTTSTLKEVYRSKMDGEATSPLPRTRSGPLPSSSGSSSSSSQLSVATLGRSPSPKSALLTQNGTGSLPRNLAATLQDIETKRQLALQQKGQQVIEEQRRRLAELKQKAAAEAQCQWDALHGAAPFPAGPSGFPTLMHHSILHHLPAGRERGEEGEHAYDTLSLESSDSMETSISTGGNSACSPDNMSSASGLDMGKIEEMEKMLKEAHAEKNRLMESREREMELRRQALEEERRRREQVERRLQSESARRQQLVEKEVKMREKQFSQARPLTRYLPIRKEDFDLKTHIESSGHGVDTCLHVVLSSKVCRGYLVKMGGKIKSWKKRWFVFDRLKRTLSYYVDKHETKLKGVIYFQAIEEVYYDHLRSAAKKRFFRFTMVTESPNPALTFCVKTHDRLYYMVAPSAEAMRIWMDVIVTGAEGYTQFMN; translated from the exons ATGTGCGCCTGGAGGGCAAAGGCGGCGGCCGAGAGGACCCCAGCTCGGCCTGGCAGGTCTCTGGCCACAGCCATGCACCGCTCGGGCCGAGGCCGAGGCCGAGGCCGACCCCCAGGGACACAG GAGCTCTGGAGCCTTAGGACCATGGACACTCTCAACAGGAACCAAATAGGCCCTGGATGCAAGACCCAGACCATGGTGCAG AAAGGACCCTTGGACCTGATCGAGACAGGCAAAGGGCTGAAAGTGCAAACGGACAAACCCCACCTGGTGAGCCTGGGCAGTGGGCGACTCAGCACAGCCATCACCCTCCTGCCGCTGGAGGAAG GGAGGACGGTGATTGGCTCTGCAGCCAGAGACATCTCACTACAGGGCCCAGGCCTGGCTCCAGAGCACTGCTACATCGAGAACCTGCGGGGCACCCTCACCCTCTACCCCTGTGGCAATGCCTGCACTATTGATGGTCTCCCTGTCCGGCAGCCTACCCGGCTCACTCAGG GCTGCATGTTGTGCCTGGGTCAGTCCACCTTCCTTCGCTTTAACCACCCGGCTGAAGCCAAGTGGATGAAAAGCATGATTCCAGCAGGGGGCCGAGCTCCTGGGCCCCCCTACAGCCCTGTTCCTG CAGAATCAGAAAGTCTGGTAAATGGGAACCACACCCCACAGCCTGCAACACGGGGACCCTCGGCCTGTGCCAGCCACAGTTCCCTGGTGAGCTCTATTGAGAAGGACCTGCAAGAGATCATGGACTCACTGGTGCTAGAGGAGCCTGGAGCTGCTGGCAAGAAGCCTGCCACAACCTCTCCACTGTCGCCGATGGCTAATGGTGGGCGCTACCTGCTGTCTCCCCCAACCAGCCCTGGTGCCATGTCTGTGGGCTCCAGCTATGAGAACACCTCTCCAGCCTTCTCTCCACTCTCTTCACCAGCCAGCAGTGGAAGCTGTGCCAGTCACTCACCCAGTGGGCAAGAGCCAGGACCTTCTGTGCCCCCACTGGTACCTGCCCGTTCCTCCAGCTACCATCTGGCCCTGCAGCCCCCACAGTCCCGCCCAAGTGGTGCTCGCTCTGAGAGTCCTCGGCTGAGCAGGAAAGGGGGCCATGAGAGgcctcccagccctggcctccgGGGTCTGCTAACAGACAGCCCTGCAGCTACTGTGTTGGCGGAGGCCCGGAGAGCCACTGAGAGCCCCCGGCTGGGTGGGCAGCTGCCTGTGGTGGCCATCAGCCTGAGTGAATACCCAGCTTCTGGTGCTCTCAGTCAACCCACCAGCATTCCTGGCAGCCCTAAGTTCCAGCCTCCAGTCCCTGCTCCCCGAAACAAGATTGGCACACTCCAGGACCGCCCTCCCAGCCCTTTCCGTGAGCCTCCAGGCAGTGAGCGGGTGCTAACAACTAGCCCCTCACGCCAACTGGTGGGCCGAACATTTTCAGATGGGTTAGCCACCCGTACCCTGCAGCCTCCTGAGAGTCCCCGCCTGGGCCGGCGGGGCCTGGACAGTATGCGAGAACTACCCCCCTTAAGTCCATCTCTGTCCCGGCGAGCCCTCTCCCCACTGCCCACCCGGACCACCCCAGATCCCAAGCTAAGCAGGGAAGTGGCAGAGAGTCCTCGGCCCCGGCGCTGGGCAGCCCATGGGGCTTCACCAGAGGACTTCTCCCTGACGCTGGGGGCACGGGGCCGTAGGACACGGAGCCCCTCACCCACACTGGGTGAGTCTCTGGCACCCCGCAAGGGCAGCTTCAGTGGCAGGCTGAGCCCAGCCTACAGTCTGGGCTCTCTTACTGGGGCTTCACCCTGCCAAAGTCCCTGTGTCCAGAGGAAGCTCTCCAGCGGGGACTTGCGGGTGCCTGTCACAAGGGAGCGGAAAAATAGCATCACAGAGATCAGTGACAATGAGGACGACCTCCTGGAGTACCACCGGCGACAGCGCCAAGAGCGGCTCCGGGAGCAGGAGATGGAGAGGCTG GAACGCCAGCGCCTGGAGACCATCCTGAACCTGTGTGCCGAATACAGCCGGGCTGATGGGGGATCTGAGGCCGGGGAGCTCCCCAGCATTGGGGAGGCCACCGTAGCATTGGCACTGGCAGGCCGGAGGCCCTCACGAGGCCTTGCAGGGGCCTCTGGGCGGAGCAGCGAGGAGCCTGGAATTGCCACCCAACGCCTGTGGGAGAGTATGGAGCGCTCAGATGAGGAAAATCTCAAGGAGGAGTGCAGCAGCACTGAGAGCACCCAGCAGGAG CATGAAGACACACCTAGCACCAAGCTCCAGGGAGAGGTGCTAGCCCTGGAAGAGGAGCGGGCTCAGGTGCTGGGGCGCGTGGAGCAGCTCAAGGTCCGTGTGAAGGAGCTAGAGCAGCAGCTGCAGGAGTCAGCCCGAGAG GCCGAAATGGAGCGAGCACTgctgcagggagagagggaggcagagcgGGCACTGCTGCAGAAGGAGCAGAAGGCAGTGGATCAACTGCAGGAGAAGCTGGTGGCCTTGGAGACAGGCATCCAGAAGGAGAGGGACAAG GAGGCAGAGGCCCTGGAGACTGAGACAAAGCTCTTTGAGGACTTGGAGTTCCAGCAGTTGGAGCGGGAGAGCCGCGTGGAGGAGGAGCGTGAGCTGGCCGGTCAGGGGCTGCTCCGGAGCAAGGCTGAGCTGCTCCGCAGCATCACCAAGAGGAAG GAGCGCCTGGCCGTCCTGGACAGTCAGGCTGGGCAGATCCGGGCTCAGGCCGTGCAAGAGTCAGAACGCCTGGCCCGGGACAAGAATGCCTCCTTACAGCTGCTGCAAAAG GAGAAGGAGAAACTGACTGTGCTGGAAAGGAGATACCACTCACTCACGGGGGGCAGGCCTTTCCCGAAGACTACATCGACCCTCAAAGAG GTTTACCGCTCCAAGATGGATGGCGAGGCCACTAGCCCCCTTCCCCGGACCCGCAGcggccccctcccctcctcctctggctcttcctcctcctcctcccagctcaGCGTGGCTACCCTGGGGCGTAGCCCCTCCCCAAAG AGCGCTCTACTCACCCAGAATGGCACGGGCAGCCTTCCTCGCAACCTGGCAGCCACGCTGCAGGACATCGAGACCAAGCGCCAACTAGCTCTGCAACAGAAGG GACAACAGGTGATTGAAGAGCAACGGCGGCGACTGGCTGAGCTGAAGCAGAAAGCGGCAGCTGAGGCACAGTGCCAGTGGGATGCCCTGCACGGGGCAGCCCCCTTCCCAGCGGGCCCCTCGGGCTTCCCCACTCTCATGCACCACTCTATCCTACACCACCTGCCTGCGGGGCGGGAGCGTGGGGAGGAGGGTGAGCACGCCTACGATACACTGAGTCTGGAGAGCTCTGACAGCATGGAGACCAGCATCTCCACTGGGGGCAACTCGGCCTGCTCCCCTGACAACATGTCCAG tGCGAGTGGTCTGGACATGGGGAAGATCGAGGAGATGGAGAAGATGCTGAAAGAGGCTCACGCAGAGAAGAACCGGCTCATGGAGTCGAGG GAGCGGGAGATGGAGCTGCGGcggcaggccctggaggaggagcGGCGGAGGCGTGAGCAGGTAGAACGGAGGCTACAGAGTGAGAGTGCCCGGAGGCAGCAGCTGGTGGAGAAGGAGGTCAAGATGCGGGAGAAACAATTTTCCCAG GCACGACCCCTGACCCGCTACCTGCCAATCCGGAAGGAGGACTTTGACTTGAAGACACATATTGAGTCATCAGGCCATGGTGTTGATACCTGCCTGCACGTGGTGCTCAGCAGCAAG GTCTGCCGTGGCTACTTAGTCAAGATGGGCGGCAAGATTAAATCATGGAAGAAGCGCTGGTTTGTCTTCGACCGGCTCAAGCGCACCCTTTCCTATTATGTGG